A single region of the Rhodopirellula bahusiensis genome encodes:
- the lipA gene encoding lipoyl synthase: MAFRLPVVAEPEMPAGTDVSSTGRLPRWLKRPIPKSNSNHLTDSLMEEYGLETVCDNAKCPNRMECYSQQTATFMVLGNVCTRPCGFCAVSRGRPPAAPAVDEPDRIAKAAERLGLKHVVITSVTRDDLPDGGADHFHNCVIAVRERTGATTEVLTPDFVHCKEALARVIEAKPTVFNHNMETVPRLYRRVRGPKSDYAWTLEMMRQVKRYDAEVKTKSGLMLGLGEERGELLDALSDLREHDVDFLTLGQYLQPGEKYLPVVRYVPPEEFDELADIAKSMGFKKVASGPFVRSSYHARDMAETE, translated from the coding sequence ATGGCTTTTCGATTGCCAGTTGTCGCCGAACCAGAAATGCCCGCGGGCACCGACGTCAGCTCGACGGGACGGTTGCCGCGATGGCTCAAGCGGCCGATCCCAAAGTCCAATTCGAATCATTTGACCGATTCGTTGATGGAAGAGTACGGGTTGGAAACCGTTTGCGACAACGCCAAGTGCCCCAACCGGATGGAGTGCTACAGCCAGCAGACGGCGACATTCATGGTGCTGGGCAATGTCTGCACGCGGCCATGTGGTTTTTGTGCCGTCAGCCGTGGCCGTCCACCAGCCGCCCCAGCTGTGGATGAACCCGATCGAATCGCGAAAGCGGCTGAACGTTTGGGACTGAAACACGTTGTCATCACCAGCGTCACCCGAGACGATTTGCCCGATGGTGGTGCCGATCACTTCCACAACTGCGTGATCGCGGTTCGGGAACGCACTGGAGCGACCACGGAAGTTTTGACGCCTGACTTTGTTCACTGCAAAGAAGCGTTGGCTCGCGTGATCGAAGCCAAACCAACCGTGTTCAATCACAACATGGAAACTGTGCCACGTCTCTACCGCCGAGTTCGCGGGCCCAAGAGCGACTACGCTTGGACGCTGGAGATGATGCGGCAAGTCAAACGCTATGACGCCGAAGTCAAAACCAAAAGCGGTTTGATGTTGGGGTTGGGCGAAGAACGAGGCGAATTGCTCGACGCACTGTCTGACCTTCGCGAACACGACGTCGACTTTCTGACTCTTGGCCAGTACCTGCAGCCAGGCGAAAAGTACTTGCCCGTGGTTCGCTATGTGCCGCCAGAAGAATTCGATGAATTGGCGGACATCGCCAAATCCATGGGATTCAAGAAGGTCGCCAGTGGCCCGTTCGTGCGAAGTAGCTACCACGCACGCGACATGGCCGAGACGGAGTGA
- the smpB gene encoding SsrA-binding protein SmpB, translated as MARAEIENGRPILLSRDPDTITTMSKNKSKKQPTLTEAGAKKAAGKKSGKGKGKNAKKNQPNTTAVAENRKAKFRYEILDSVECGMMLMGSEVKSMREGKLSLDEAHIRVTNGELWLVGSDIAHYNNAGMWNHDPRRPRKLLVHAREFDKFAGRAHERGLTLIPLRVYFNERGLAKCVMGLVKGKKLHDKRETIKKRESDRGLQRAMRRK; from the coding sequence ATGGCCCGGGCGGAAATCGAAAATGGTCGCCCCATCCTGCTTTCGCGGGATCCCGATACAATCACGACCATGTCAAAGAACAAAAGTAAAAAGCAGCCCACCTTGACCGAGGCTGGCGCAAAAAAGGCAGCCGGTAAGAAGTCAGGGAAGGGCAAAGGCAAAAACGCGAAAAAGAATCAACCGAACACCACGGCGGTCGCTGAAAATCGCAAAGCCAAGTTTCGCTACGAGATTCTCGATAGCGTCGAGTGCGGCATGATGCTGATGGGCAGCGAAGTCAAATCCATGCGGGAAGGCAAACTTTCTCTCGATGAAGCGCACATTCGCGTCACCAACGGAGAACTGTGGTTGGTCGGTTCTGACATCGCCCATTACAACAACGCGGGGATGTGGAACCACGATCCACGCCGGCCTCGCAAGCTGCTGGTGCACGCCAGAGAGTTCGACAAATTTGCCGGCCGCGCTCATGAGCGTGGACTGACCCTGATCCCCCTGCGAGTGTATTTCAACGAGCGTGGCTTGGCGAAATGCGTGATGGGATTGGTCAAGGGTAAAAAGCTGCACGACAAACGAGAAACGATCAAGAAACGCGAATCCGACCGTGGTCTGCAAAGAGCCATGCGGCGCAAATAA
- a CDS encoding efflux RND transporter permease subunit: protein MSDHDFPPNDTLADDSLASDNMVSNQTWLERSAERFFHDRRLLVLILALILVAGLSSLAILPRMEDPVLARRVALVNTSLPGAGAERVEALITEKIEDRLRDIEEIKELRSVSRVGISTVSIELRDEVTETDTVWSRVRSRIEDSLPDLPPDASRPQFDELEVRAYALIVGLVWDGDGPADTRLLRRLAIDLQDRMQAVTGTDSIDRFGDPGEEIDVRLDPRRLAAIGLTPSDVASRLAAYDAKGSAGQLRNAPMQMLIEVGNQFDATEQIASIPIRAGDGNDVRLGELAQIQLAVPDPPSTASLIEGREAVVLGMMVRPSYRIDTWTENAEAILAEVAETLPDGVRIDTVLRQGDYVDDRLQSLTGNLLMGAIAVACVIWLLMGWRSALIVTLTLPLASLMVLFGLRVVGIPIHQMSITGLIIALGLLIDNAIVVVDEVQARLRNGMTPSQAMTSSVSHLAIPLLGSTLTTALAFAPIALMPGPAGEFVGSIAISVIMAITSSLFLALTVIPTIASRVLASSYQTSSADPASKFRKLRWWTNGIRLPRVAKLFESVVRISVRRPSVGLAISFALPVIGFGLAQTLEEQFFPPSSRDQFHITVEGAATSSLAKTRETAEIVDAMAREMGAERIDWFYGESAPQFYYNVIANRRGTANFAQGLVRLPAGQSPTPVIRELQKRLDQRILSSRVLVRQLEQGPPFAAPIEVRLFGPDLDVLRQIGEDVRARLTQMDNVVAVRTDLAEVLPQLTLEIDDAASARAGVTPSEVSRQLSTALEGQRGGSVLQGNEELPIIVRVQADDRGDLARLESMDLVLASRVSPVGDTSSSIQLTPVSAFAKTKLHPESAAIPRLNRRRMNEVAAFLDAGVLPSSVQAQLEADLESNPLDLPAGYSMEFGGEASKRDDAVGNLFSTVGVLGVLMLATLVLSFSSFRMAGIISVVAVLSIGLAMAALAISGYSFGFMAIIGTMGLIGVAINDSIVVLAGIRANPKASSGDVEATVAETMHTSRHVVATTLTTMAGFTPLILDGGGFWPPMAVSIAGGVAGATLLALVLVPALHQRLVKTPCRENASPAPV from the coding sequence ATGAGCGATCATGATTTCCCGCCGAATGACACGCTGGCAGATGATTCGCTGGCAAGTGACAACATGGTTTCCAATCAGACTTGGCTGGAACGTTCCGCGGAACGATTCTTTCACGACCGTCGTTTGCTGGTTCTGATTCTGGCGTTGATCTTGGTCGCTGGCCTGAGCAGCTTGGCTATTTTGCCACGAATGGAAGACCCGGTGCTGGCTCGCCGAGTCGCGTTGGTGAACACTTCACTGCCGGGTGCCGGTGCGGAGCGCGTCGAAGCGTTGATCACCGAGAAGATCGAAGACCGCCTGCGAGACATCGAGGAGATCAAAGAGCTCCGCTCGGTCAGCCGCGTTGGGATCAGTACCGTGTCGATCGAGCTTCGCGATGAAGTCACCGAGACGGACACGGTTTGGTCACGTGTTCGAAGTCGGATCGAAGACTCGCTTCCCGACCTACCGCCCGATGCTTCGCGTCCCCAGTTTGATGAACTGGAAGTCCGTGCCTACGCGTTGATCGTCGGTCTCGTTTGGGATGGCGATGGGCCTGCCGACACCAGATTGCTGCGTCGTCTAGCGATTGATCTACAAGATCGAATGCAAGCGGTGACGGGCACCGATTCAATCGATCGGTTTGGCGATCCCGGTGAAGAGATCGACGTGCGGCTCGATCCACGAAGGCTCGCTGCGATTGGATTGACTCCATCGGACGTGGCATCGCGTTTGGCGGCTTACGATGCAAAGGGAAGTGCGGGGCAACTCCGCAATGCTCCGATGCAAATGCTGATCGAAGTCGGCAACCAATTTGATGCGACGGAACAGATTGCTTCGATCCCAATTCGCGCCGGCGATGGCAACGATGTTCGCTTGGGGGAACTGGCTCAAATTCAGTTGGCCGTTCCCGATCCGCCTTCAACCGCGTCGTTGATTGAAGGTCGCGAGGCCGTTGTGCTTGGGATGATGGTTCGACCTTCCTACCGAATTGACACTTGGACGGAGAACGCGGAAGCGATCCTGGCTGAGGTCGCTGAAACGTTGCCCGATGGAGTTCGCATTGACACGGTGCTTCGGCAAGGCGACTACGTCGATGATCGCCTGCAATCGTTGACGGGAAACCTGCTGATGGGTGCAATCGCAGTGGCGTGCGTCATTTGGTTGCTGATGGGTTGGCGTTCCGCATTGATCGTGACGCTGACATTGCCGCTCGCCAGCCTGATGGTTTTGTTTGGGCTGCGTGTGGTTGGCATTCCCATTCATCAAATGTCGATCACGGGATTGATCATTGCGTTGGGATTGCTGATCGACAACGCGATTGTGGTGGTCGACGAGGTTCAAGCCCGTTTGCGAAACGGGATGACGCCTTCCCAAGCGATGACGAGCAGCGTGTCGCACCTGGCGATTCCATTGCTCGGGTCAACACTGACGACGGCACTCGCGTTCGCCCCAATCGCATTGATGCCTGGTCCCGCGGGCGAATTTGTGGGCTCGATCGCAATCAGCGTGATCATGGCAATCACATCTTCGCTGTTCTTGGCGTTGACCGTTATCCCGACGATAGCATCGCGAGTTCTTGCCAGTTCGTATCAAACGTCGAGCGCTGATCCAGCATCAAAATTCCGAAAGCTTCGCTGGTGGACCAACGGCATTCGTTTGCCGCGAGTGGCCAAGCTATTCGAATCCGTTGTTCGAATCTCAGTGCGTCGTCCGTCGGTCGGACTCGCGATTTCTTTCGCGTTGCCGGTGATCGGATTTGGATTGGCCCAAACGCTCGAAGAACAATTCTTCCCGCCTAGTTCACGCGATCAATTTCACATCACTGTTGAAGGAGCGGCGACATCGTCTTTGGCGAAGACACGGGAAACGGCCGAGATCGTCGATGCGATGGCTCGTGAGATGGGCGCCGAACGAATTGATTGGTTCTATGGCGAGAGCGCGCCGCAGTTCTACTACAACGTGATCGCGAATCGACGTGGCACCGCCAACTTCGCACAAGGACTGGTGCGATTGCCTGCCGGTCAATCGCCGACTCCCGTTATCCGCGAACTGCAGAAGCGTTTGGATCAACGCATTCTTTCCTCCCGTGTCTTGGTTCGCCAACTTGAACAAGGCCCACCTTTCGCGGCACCGATCGAAGTCCGGTTGTTCGGGCCTGATTTGGATGTTCTTCGTCAAATTGGGGAAGACGTTCGTGCGAGATTGACTCAGATGGACAACGTCGTCGCGGTGCGGACCGACCTCGCGGAAGTCTTGCCGCAACTGACGCTGGAGATCGACGATGCTGCCAGTGCTCGGGCAGGGGTCACTCCCAGTGAAGTGTCGCGTCAGCTTTCGACGGCATTGGAAGGCCAGCGTGGCGGCAGCGTTCTGCAAGGCAACGAAGAATTGCCGATCATCGTCCGCGTGCAAGCCGATGACCGAGGCGACTTGGCTCGATTGGAGAGCATGGACTTGGTCCTCGCGTCGAGAGTTTCGCCCGTCGGTGACACGTCGTCATCGATCCAGCTGACGCCGGTCTCGGCATTCGCGAAAACGAAGTTGCATCCTGAATCGGCCGCGATTCCCCGGCTGAATCGACGGCGGATGAACGAAGTGGCTGCGTTCTTGGATGCCGGAGTGCTTCCCAGTTCCGTTCAAGCTCAACTCGAAGCGGATTTGGAGTCCAATCCGTTGGACTTGCCGGCGGGATACTCAATGGAGTTTGGTGGGGAAGCATCCAAGCGTGACGATGCGGTCGGCAATTTGTTCTCGACCGTTGGTGTCCTGGGAGTGTTGATGCTGGCGACGTTGGTTTTGTCGTTCAGCTCGTTTCGAATGGCAGGAATCATTTCGGTGGTTGCCGTTCTATCGATTGGGCTGGCGATGGCAGCTCTTGCGATCAGCGGCTATTCATTTGGCTTCATGGCCATCATCGGAACGATGGGTTTGATCGGCGTCGCGATCAACGATTCGATCGTGGTGTTGGCGGGTATTCGAGCCAACCCCAAAGCCTCGAGCGGTGACGTCGAAGCCACGGTTGCCGAAACCATGCACACGTCTCGGCACGTTGTCGCAACGACATTGACGACCATGGCCGGGTTCACACCGCTGATCTTGGATGGCGGAGGATTCTGGCCACCGATGGCGGTGTCGATCGCCGGCGGTGTTGCTGGTGCGACTTTGCTGGCGTTGGTTTTGGTTCCTGCACTGCATCAGCGATTGGTGAAAACACCTTGCCGCGAAAACGCATCGCCAGCCCCGGTCTGA
- a CDS encoding efflux RND transporter periplasmic adaptor subunit has protein sequence MNAPVPAPKQRSVWNARSIALIAFLLTTGTLLSIALGPGVLGIDPAPADDGSSDTATPRLHVRVAQARSIEGPELFHRYRGEVVARRDSSLAMRRGGRLTEVSVHEGDMVAKGDVLARIDVADLDAAAASADAEIAAAKAALDEAIAGPRSQTIRVAEANVQQLQAQWTASKNRFERQQSLRGRGAGTQQELDDAKFATDALAANHLAAMASLDELKEGTRREQIAAAKARLQLANAARQRVEVDLSDSLIVAPFDGVIATRLFDEGSIIGPNQPVLRILEAPPVHATFGIPADASDFLKVNDRLRVSVGEAGAEQSQPARVIRMQPQINPVTRLRLIEVELVDNHSASELESASKSSLDTESIGWIGKTATLWVPWSKTETQTDGWIAQRENSERAAIWVPTSALVRGVRGLWSIYVAEPDLNSDVEPGSGEKSLETIDSNTVTINRRDVKVIRTAGQMSLVSGPIAPTEAIVIEGTQRVGPGVNAVAVWDTPASSLSSQEMAAQ, from the coding sequence ATGAACGCTCCAGTGCCCGCCCCCAAGCAACGCTCCGTTTGGAATGCCAGATCGATCGCATTGATCGCGTTCCTCTTGACGACCGGAACGCTGCTTTCGATTGCATTGGGTCCCGGTGTCCTGGGAATCGATCCGGCTCCCGCGGACGACGGATCATCCGACACCGCAACGCCTCGTTTGCATGTGCGTGTCGCCCAAGCCCGATCCATCGAAGGTCCGGAACTGTTCCATCGCTATCGCGGCGAAGTGGTCGCTCGCCGAGACAGTTCGCTGGCGATGCGACGTGGCGGTCGGTTGACTGAGGTTTCGGTTCACGAAGGTGACATGGTTGCCAAGGGGGATGTGCTGGCACGAATCGATGTCGCTGATCTGGACGCGGCAGCAGCCTCAGCCGATGCGGAAATCGCCGCCGCGAAAGCGGCTTTGGACGAAGCCATCGCGGGACCACGTTCTCAAACCATCCGCGTCGCGGAAGCCAACGTACAACAACTCCAGGCCCAATGGACCGCATCAAAGAATCGGTTCGAGCGACAGCAATCCCTTCGCGGACGCGGTGCCGGAACACAACAAGAACTGGACGACGCCAAGTTCGCAACCGACGCCCTCGCCGCGAATCATCTGGCCGCGATGGCGTCGCTCGATGAGCTGAAGGAGGGCACACGACGAGAACAGATTGCCGCCGCAAAGGCACGGTTGCAATTGGCCAACGCGGCTCGTCAACGCGTCGAGGTGGATCTGTCAGACAGCCTCATCGTCGCACCCTTTGATGGTGTGATTGCGACTCGTTTATTCGACGAAGGATCGATCATTGGACCGAATCAACCTGTCTTGCGAATCCTGGAAGCTCCTCCGGTCCACGCCACATTTGGAATTCCAGCGGACGCTTCTGATTTCCTGAAGGTGAACGATCGACTGCGAGTTTCGGTGGGGGAAGCGGGTGCCGAGCAATCACAACCGGCTCGCGTGATTCGCATGCAACCTCAAATCAATCCGGTCACTCGCCTACGACTCATCGAAGTCGAACTGGTAGACAATCACTCGGCTTCCGAATTGGAATCAGCGTCTAAGTCGTCGCTCGATACAGAGTCCATCGGATGGATCGGCAAGACTGCAACGCTCTGGGTGCCATGGTCGAAAACAGAAACGCAAACCGATGGCTGGATCGCTCAACGCGAGAATTCCGAGCGGGCTGCGATTTGGGTGCCGACGTCCGCGCTCGTTCGCGGCGTCCGCGGGCTTTGGTCAATCTACGTCGCTGAACCTGATCTGAATTCAGATGTGGAACCCGGGTCCGGCGAGAAGTCACTGGAGACGATCGACTCCAACACCGTCACCATCAACCGTCGCGATGTCAAAGTCATTCGAACGGCGGGGCAAATGTCGCTGGTTTCGGGACCAATCGCTCCCACCGAAGCGATCGTGATCGAAGGCACTCAGCGAGTCGGTCCGGGAGTCAACGCTGTCGCGGTTTGGGACACCCCGGCCTCTTCGCTGTCTTCACAGGAAATGGCGGCACAATGA
- a CDS encoding TetR/AcrR family transcriptional regulator, with product MNPATIEETTAKLTPKQIEIQQRESRILDKAFPMLRSGGVAAISMNAIAKEMGCTRGTIYNHFANKEEILLALATRAVRRRIALFQCAMESQKMPRDQCAAVGIAVEVYADYMPDEFAIEQIIRHDVVWQKTSAGRRDVLSDCEQLCIGSLGRLVQSAISAGDLKPARGQTASELSQQLVFGLWSLTYGGLVLEATSPSLIAAGIEDARLTIRRNGNLLLDGVGWQPLFNARRYNAWAKRLRPTLIENAKTIRQLPCTSEKDFSHAPESAS from the coding sequence ATGAACCCAGCGACCATCGAAGAAACGACCGCGAAGCTGACGCCCAAGCAGATCGAGATTCAGCAGCGAGAATCGCGAATTCTCGACAAAGCCTTCCCGATGCTGCGCAGTGGCGGCGTGGCCGCGATCAGCATGAATGCAATCGCGAAGGAAATGGGCTGCACTCGCGGGACGATTTACAATCACTTTGCCAACAAGGAAGAGATCTTGCTCGCGTTGGCGACGCGAGCGGTTCGGCGGCGAATTGCATTGTTCCAGTGTGCGATGGAAAGCCAAAAGATGCCGCGAGACCAATGCGCGGCCGTCGGAATCGCGGTCGAAGTTTATGCCGACTACATGCCCGACGAATTCGCGATTGAGCAAATCATTCGTCACGATGTTGTTTGGCAGAAGACATCCGCGGGCCGACGCGACGTTCTTTCCGATTGCGAACAACTGTGCATCGGTTCACTCGGACGCCTCGTCCAAAGTGCCATCTCCGCCGGTGACTTGAAACCTGCTCGTGGACAAACCGCCTCCGAGTTGTCTCAACAATTGGTGTTTGGACTTTGGTCGCTCACTTATGGCGGCCTGGTCCTGGAAGCCACCAGCCCCTCGTTGATCGCGGCGGGGATCGAAGACGCTCGTTTGACCATTCGTCGCAATGGCAACCTGTTGCTCGACGGCGTCGGCTGGCAACCGCTCTTCAATGCTCGTCGCTACAACGCCTGGGCCAAACGTCTTCGACCGACGTTGATCGAAAACGCCAAAACCATTCGGCAATTGCCCTGCACCAGCGAAAAGGATTTCTCACACGCACCCGAGTCCGCATCATGA
- a CDS encoding aspartate:alanine exchanger family transporter, with translation MNPILVLLCVIALGLLVGRVSFRGISLGTSAILFVALLAGHYGWRIPTGFGTLGLALFVYCVGISAGPTFFRGLASHGRAMAITGSVIVLTGVAVTWVCARLLDLPAELAGGLMAGAMTSTPALGAITQSSDNPAAVAVGFGVAYPIGIISVVLFVQIAIKLFATSDDDDKNGSASPADSDAETTPSNSIGRRVVRIANPVVSGKRPSEIAAFADSPCQMSRVQREGRWRPTPPDYQFQIGDDVMLVGGASEISRVSETLGELQDTADPVVDADRERRYVVVTSPEIYGHTLKELRLRSKYGVTIVRVQRHDVEFVPSSRTRIEFGDGLVAVGEPDALAKIAAAVGHRPRTVNETDLLSLVAGIVLGIFVGNLSLQIGEFSMSLGIAGGPLMVGLILGHFRRLGPIRGSYPPAAMLLMTEGGLALFLADAGLNAGANVVEVLMERGVLLCVAAAAIAIIPLLVGFAGSRYFGGRTLWQSLGATCGGMTSTPGLAVLTGATDSSQPATSYVAAYPVALVMITIAAPWLVDLIS, from the coding sequence ATGAACCCGATTCTCGTTCTCCTATGTGTTATCGCATTGGGTTTGCTGGTTGGCCGCGTCTCTTTTCGCGGCATCTCGCTCGGCACCTCGGCGATTTTGTTTGTTGCGTTGCTGGCTGGGCACTATGGATGGAGAATTCCAACCGGCTTCGGAACGTTGGGGCTGGCCCTGTTCGTGTACTGCGTAGGGATCTCCGCGGGACCAACTTTTTTTCGCGGGCTGGCGTCGCACGGCCGAGCGATGGCGATCACCGGATCCGTCATTGTCCTGACCGGAGTTGCGGTGACCTGGGTTTGTGCTCGGCTGCTGGATCTGCCAGCGGAACTCGCGGGCGGTTTGATGGCTGGAGCGATGACCAGCACTCCCGCCCTCGGTGCGATCACGCAATCATCGGACAATCCCGCCGCCGTCGCCGTTGGCTTTGGCGTGGCTTATCCCATTGGCATCATCTCCGTCGTCTTGTTCGTTCAAATCGCGATCAAATTGTTCGCGACCTCCGACGACGATGATAAAAATGGCTCGGCATCTCCGGCAGATTCCGACGCTGAAACCACGCCGTCGAACAGCATTGGCAGACGAGTCGTCCGGATCGCGAATCCAGTGGTGTCGGGAAAACGTCCCAGCGAGATCGCAGCGTTTGCGGATTCACCATGTCAGATGTCACGCGTCCAACGAGAAGGCCGCTGGCGTCCGACGCCACCCGATTACCAATTCCAAATTGGTGACGATGTCATGCTGGTTGGCGGAGCCTCTGAAATTTCGCGAGTCTCAGAAACACTGGGCGAATTGCAAGACACCGCGGATCCGGTCGTCGATGCGGATCGAGAACGCCGGTATGTCGTCGTCACTTCACCAGAGATCTACGGCCACACACTCAAAGAACTTCGCCTGCGATCGAAGTATGGCGTGACGATCGTTCGAGTCCAACGTCACGATGTCGAATTTGTTCCCTCGTCCAGAACGCGAATTGAGTTCGGTGACGGGTTGGTCGCCGTCGGGGAACCTGATGCGCTCGCAAAGATTGCCGCCGCCGTCGGTCACCGCCCGCGCACGGTCAATGAGACCGATCTGTTATCGCTGGTTGCCGGAATCGTGCTGGGGATCTTCGTCGGCAACCTTTCGTTGCAGATCGGCGAGTTCTCAATGTCATTGGGAATCGCTGGCGGCCCGCTGATGGTCGGACTGATCCTGGGACACTTTCGACGGCTCGGACCGATTCGTGGTTCTTATCCGCCGGCCGCAATGCTGTTGATGACCGAAGGCGGCCTGGCATTGTTCTTGGCCGACGCCGGGCTGAACGCGGGCGCCAATGTTGTCGAGGTGCTGATGGAACGCGGGGTTTTGCTTTGCGTTGCTGCTGCCGCAATCGCAATCATTCCGTTGCTCGTCGGCTTTGCAGGTTCCCGGTATTTCGGAGGCCGCACACTGTGGCAATCGCTCGGTGCAACCTGCGGCGGGATGACGTCGACGCCAGGTTTGGCGGTTCTGACGGGAGCGACGGACTCCAGCCAACCAGCGACCAGTTATGTCGCGGCTTATCCCGTCGCACTGGTGATGATCACGATCGCTGCACCGTGGTTGGTCGACCTGATCAGCTGA